The proteins below come from a single Vibrio natriegens NBRC 15636 = ATCC 14048 = DSM 759 genomic window:
- the cysB gene encoding HTH-type transcriptional regulator CysB: MKLQQLKYIVEVVNHNLNVSATAESLYTSQPGISKQVRLLEDELGIQIFERSGKHLTQVTGAGEEIVRISQEILGRVESIKAVAGEHTHPEMGTLNITTTHTQARYALPDVIKGFTTRYPKVSLHMHQGTPSQMSEAIAKGTANFAIATEALHLYQDAIMLPCYHWNRSIVVPKDHPLAKKANISIHDLAAYPLVTYVFGFTGRSELDTAFNREGLTPRVVFTATDADVIKTYVKMGIGVGVIASMAVDEKQDTDLVAIDASHLFGASTTSIGFRRGTFLRSYMFDFMERFAPHLTRPVVEQAISLKSNVEIEEMFKDIDLPVR; this comes from the coding sequence ATGAAACTGCAACAACTGAAGTATATTGTTGAGGTTGTAAACCATAATTTGAACGTGTCTGCCACCGCAGAAAGTTTGTACACCTCACAGCCTGGTATCAGTAAGCAGGTGAGGTTACTGGAAGATGAACTGGGCATCCAAATTTTCGAGCGAAGTGGTAAGCACTTAACTCAGGTGACTGGCGCGGGCGAAGAGATTGTTCGAATTTCTCAAGAAATCCTTGGACGTGTCGAAAGTATTAAAGCGGTAGCGGGTGAGCATACGCATCCTGAAATGGGAACCCTGAATATTACGACGACGCACACACAAGCGCGTTATGCCTTACCCGATGTCATTAAAGGTTTTACGACTCGTTACCCGAAAGTTTCTTTGCACATGCATCAGGGTACTCCTTCGCAAATGTCAGAAGCGATCGCTAAAGGTACGGCAAATTTTGCGATAGCGACTGAAGCACTGCATCTTTATCAAGACGCAATTATGTTGCCTTGTTATCACTGGAACCGCTCTATTGTAGTGCCGAAAGATCACCCTCTGGCGAAGAAGGCCAACATCAGCATCCATGACCTTGCCGCTTACCCGCTAGTGACTTACGTATTTGGCTTCACAGGCCGCTCTGAACTCGATACTGCATTTAACCGTGAAGGCCTGACTCCTCGCGTGGTATTTACTGCAACCGATGCGGATGTGATCAAAACCTACGTAAAAATGGGTATTGGTGTTGGTGTGATTGCAAGTATGGCTGTTGATGAAAAGCAAGACACAGATTTAGTTGCTATCGATGCTAGTCATTTGTTCGGGGCAAGTACCACCAGTATCGGCTTCCGTCGCGGCACGTTCCTTCGTTCTTATATGTTTGATTTTATGGAAAGATTTGCGCCGCACTTGACTCGACCAGTGGTAGAGCAAGCTATCTCTTTGAAGTCAAACGTGGAAATTGAAGAGATGTTTAAAGATATCGACCTTCCAGTCCGATAA
- a CDS encoding methyltransferase, producing MNTRFQFINDCLIDNQSLWRFDPFQSSIHPVLPWQEQYPDLCQWLASLSPLEIERLKAKPEEALAEISAYLPVLKLLSEHTHLETVPLKGLDLDRGLDSGVPGRKLEQIVAMGEAAIQSHYGEEWLEWCSGKGYLGRILTTQTDQPVTSFEYQQSLCDSGQSAANEHQWKMTFIQGDAFDAKAKAVFKPTQHAVALHACGDLHIRLLQYGCEAGVSAMTISPCCYHLIQGETYQPLSEIAQHSTLVLSKQELRIPLQQTVTGGERVRRHRQQEMIFRLGFDLITRQVLGIEEYQPVPSIRKSQLSEGFEAFCLWAAEQKAIDISQSIDFNKFETLAEQRFWHMERMSLVQLVFQRPLELWLALDKVLYLEQRGYRASLSEFCSKTVTPRNILICAYK from the coding sequence ATGAATACTCGATTCCAATTTATTAATGACTGTCTGATTGACAACCAATCGTTGTGGCGATTTGATCCATTCCAAAGCAGCATTCATCCAGTACTACCTTGGCAAGAACAGTATCCCGATCTTTGTCAGTGGTTAGCGTCACTGTCTCCTCTTGAAATTGAACGCTTAAAAGCAAAACCTGAAGAAGCGTTGGCTGAAATTAGCGCTTACCTACCAGTACTTAAATTACTGTCTGAGCATACCCACTTAGAAACGGTACCACTCAAAGGTTTGGATCTTGACCGCGGTTTAGACAGCGGTGTTCCTGGTCGTAAACTTGAGCAAATAGTTGCCATGGGAGAAGCCGCAATCCAAAGCCATTATGGTGAAGAATGGCTCGAGTGGTGCTCGGGTAAGGGGTATCTTGGACGTATTCTGACCACACAAACGGATCAGCCTGTTACCAGCTTTGAATATCAACAATCGTTATGCGATTCGGGACAGTCGGCGGCTAATGAACATCAATGGAAGATGACGTTTATTCAAGGCGACGCATTTGATGCCAAAGCGAAAGCGGTTTTTAAGCCTACGCAACATGCCGTTGCGCTGCATGCTTGTGGTGACTTACATATTCGTTTGCTTCAGTACGGCTGTGAAGCAGGAGTCTCGGCAATGACGATTTCTCCGTGCTGTTATCACCTTATTCAGGGCGAAACGTATCAACCATTGTCCGAGATTGCTCAACACTCTACGTTAGTGCTGTCGAAACAAGAACTTCGTATTCCATTGCAACAAACGGTGACGGGTGGGGAACGTGTCCGCCGTCATCGTCAGCAAGAAATGATTTTCAGGCTTGGCTTTGATCTAATCACTCGTCAGGTGCTAGGCATTGAAGAATACCAACCGGTCCCGAGTATCCGCAAATCACAGTTGAGTGAAGGGTTTGAGGCATTTTGTTTGTGGGCGGCAGAGCAAAAGGCGATCGATATCAGTCAGTCGATTGACTTTAATAAGTTCGAAACCTTAGCGGAACAGCGCTTTTGGCATATGGAAAGAATGAGCTTAGTTCAGCTGGTATTTCAGCGTCCATTAGAGCTTTGGCTCGCATTAGATAAAGTACTTTATCTTGAGCAACGTGGTTATCGTGCCAGTTTGTCGGAGTTTTGCTCTAAAACTGTCACGCCTCGAAATATTTTAATTTGTGCATATAAGTAA
- the ald gene encoding alanine dehydrogenase translates to MIIGVPKEIKNHEYRVGMIPASVRELISHGHQVLVETNAGAGIGFTDDDYIAVGASILPHAADVFAQADMIVKVKEPQAVERAMLREGQILFTYLHLAPDFPQTDELIKSKAVCIAYETVTDNMGRLPLLAPMSEVAGRMSIQAGAQTLEKSHGGRGLLLGGVPGVEPAKVVIVGGGVVGANAARMAVGLRADVTILDRNVDTLRKLDEEFQGRAKVVYSTEDAIEKHVVEADLVIGAVLIPGAAAPKLVTKEHIAKMKPGAAVVDVAIDQGGCFETSHATTHAEPTYIVDEVVHYCVANMPGAVARTSTFALNNATLPYILKLANKGYQKALLDEKGFLEGLNVIHGKVTCKEVADSFGLEYVEAEQAIAMFN, encoded by the coding sequence ATGATCATTGGCGTACCTAAGGAAATCAAAAACCACGAATATCGTGTCGGTATGATCCCAGCAAGCGTGAGAGAGTTAATCTCACATGGTCACCAAGTTTTAGTTGAGACCAACGCAGGTGCCGGCATTGGTTTTACAGACGATGATTACATCGCTGTCGGCGCATCCATTCTCCCTCATGCTGCAGACGTTTTCGCGCAAGCAGACATGATAGTAAAAGTTAAAGAACCCCAAGCAGTCGAGAGAGCAATGCTCCGCGAAGGGCAAATTTTATTTACTTATTTACACCTAGCACCAGATTTTCCACAAACTGATGAGCTAATCAAGAGCAAAGCTGTCTGTATAGCCTATGAGACTGTAACAGATAATATGGGTCGTTTGCCACTGTTAGCACCAATGTCTGAAGTAGCAGGTCGGATGTCTATTCAAGCAGGTGCACAAACGCTAGAAAAATCACACGGTGGTCGTGGTTTACTGCTTGGCGGCGTACCTGGTGTTGAACCTGCAAAAGTCGTCATTGTGGGCGGCGGTGTCGTTGGCGCAAACGCAGCTCGTATGGCTGTGGGCCTTCGTGCAGACGTCACTATTCTTGATCGTAATGTCGATACTCTGCGTAAACTGGACGAAGAATTCCAAGGCCGCGCTAAAGTCGTTTATTCTACAGAAGACGCGATTGAGAAGCATGTTGTAGAAGCTGACCTAGTAATTGGCGCAGTTCTTATCCCGGGTGCAGCTGCACCTAAACTGGTGACAAAAGAACACATTGCGAAGATGAAGCCAGGCGCAGCGGTAGTTGATGTAGCTATCGACCAAGGTGGTTGCTTTGAAACATCGCACGCAACCACTCACGCAGAACCGACATACATCGTCGATGAAGTCGTTCACTACTGCGTAGCAAACATGCCAGGTGCCGTTGCCCGTACTTCTACTTTTGCATTGAACAACGCAACGTTACCTTACATTTTGAAACTGGCGAATAAAGGCTACCAAAAAGCCCTTCTCGACGAGAAAGGTTTCCTTGAAGGACTAAACGTTATTCACGGCAAAGTGACTTGTAAAGAAGTTGCCGACAGCTTTGGTCTTGAATATGTAGAAGCAGAGCAAGCGATTGCAATGTTCAACTAA
- the lrp gene encoding leucine-responsive transcriptional regulator Lrp has product MADNYKKPSKELDRIDRNILNELQKDGRISNVELSKRVGLSPTPCLERVRRLERQGYITGYTALLNPQFLDASLLVFVEITLNRGAPDVFEQFNSAVQKLDDIQECHLVSGDFDYLLKTRVSDMGAYRRLLGDTLLRLPGVNDTRTYVVMEEVKQSNQLVIKTR; this is encoded by the coding sequence ATGGCAGACAACTATAAAAAGCCGTCCAAGGAACTAGACCGTATCGACCGCAACATTCTTAATGAATTGCAGAAAGACGGTCGTATTTCGAACGTAGAACTTTCAAAGCGTGTTGGTCTTTCGCCAACGCCGTGTTTGGAGCGTGTACGTCGATTAGAACGTCAGGGGTACATTACAGGGTATACTGCGTTACTGAATCCGCAGTTTTTGGACGCTTCACTTTTAGTGTTCGTTGAAATTACGTTAAACCGTGGCGCACCAGATGTGTTCGAGCAGTTTAACTCTGCGGTTCAAAAACTGGATGATATCCAAGAATGTCATCTAGTATCAGGTGACTTTGACTATCTTCTTAAAACTCGTGTATCAGATATGGGTGCTTACCGTCGACTACTTGGCGATACGCTTCTACGTTTACCTGGTGTAAACGACACTCGTACATACGTTGTTATGGAAGAAGTGAAACAATCTAACCAGCTTGTGATTAAAACTCGTTAA
- a CDS encoding DNA translocase FtsK — MFKENAKKVETIIKTSEEPQSSRLNGFQRLKECCFIVGVLSSVLLAVALFTFSPADPSWSQTAWGGEIDNAGGLFGAWLADTLFFTFGSLAYPLPFLLAAAAWVLCRKRGEDEPIDLMLWGTRLLGLVVLIMTSCGLADINFDDIWYFSSGGVVGDVLSSLALPTLNILGTTLVLLFLWGAGFTLFTGISWLNIVEWLGDRSLGLVNGIANKLRGSEQETLEPQLDEFIEDKVTTRRVEVDQEEEALPHLTAYDVEEPKEAPHEYPIYMPQTQPEPRVSKPVADSVKPVSVAAEKPAMAYSKPEPQTQAFSASHVDPSVERTKQLNVTIEELEAAAHQADDWAMEEQPEQTLTSTQQNYSEPQRPAEHEVTDTTSFQSEPDYAEYAQFAAEQAQQAHVDSVPFEEPVIDSASLDNISEQTEPGEHIEPTISNFDVVDDEDEDEYVAAQPEPTVVPQSEASIAQSSEPFVRSEPSPRETFEPAPVVEVEEVAEGDQDVAAFQNMVAGAQAKVAATQNPFLMKQEENLPVPEEPLPTLELLYHPEKRENFIDRDALEQVARLVESKLADYKIKADVVGIYPGPVITRFELDLAPGVKVSRISGLSMDLARALSAMAVRVVEVIPGKPYVGLELPNMSRQTVYLSDVINSPQFEQAKSPTTVVLGQDIAGEAVIADIAKMPHVLVAGTTGSGKSVGVNVMILSMLYKASPEDLRFIMIDPKMLELSIYEGIPHLLSEVVTDMKDASNALRWCVGEMERRYKLMSTLGVRNVKGFNEKLKMAAEAGHPIHDPFWQEGDSMDTEPPLLEKLPYIVVVVDEFADLMMVVGKKVEELIARLAQKARAAGIHLILATQRPSVDVITGLIKANIPTRVAFTVSTKTDSRTILDQGGAESLLGMGDMLYLPPGSSHTIRVHGAFASDDDVHAVVNNWKARGKPNYIDEIISGDQSPESLLPGEQMESDEDVDPLFDQVVEHVVQSRRGSVSGVQRRFKIGYNRAARIVEQLEAQGIVSAPGHNGNREVLAPAPPKD; from the coding sequence ATGTTCAAAGAGAACGCAAAGAAAGTCGAAACCATCATCAAAACAAGTGAAGAGCCTCAGTCTTCACGCTTAAATGGCTTCCAACGCTTGAAAGAGTGCTGCTTTATTGTGGGCGTTCTTAGCTCGGTATTGCTTGCTGTAGCGTTATTTACCTTTAGCCCGGCCGATCCTTCCTGGTCCCAAACTGCTTGGGGAGGAGAGATCGATAATGCGGGTGGCCTGTTTGGCGCTTGGCTAGCCGATACTCTATTTTTCACGTTTGGCTCACTGGCTTACCCTCTGCCTTTCTTATTGGCTGCGGCGGCATGGGTGCTTTGTCGTAAGCGCGGCGAAGACGAGCCAATCGATCTTATGCTTTGGGGCACAAGACTACTTGGTCTTGTTGTTCTCATTATGACCAGTTGTGGTTTGGCCGATATTAATTTCGATGATATCTGGTATTTCTCATCGGGTGGCGTTGTAGGCGACGTACTCTCCAGCCTGGCATTACCTACACTCAATATTTTGGGGACCACGTTAGTTCTGCTGTTTTTGTGGGGCGCGGGCTTTACTCTGTTTACCGGAATATCTTGGTTAAACATTGTCGAATGGTTAGGTGATCGCTCCCTAGGGTTAGTCAATGGTATTGCTAATAAACTCAGAGGCTCAGAGCAGGAGACACTGGAACCTCAACTCGATGAGTTTATTGAAGATAAAGTCACGACAAGACGCGTTGAGGTCGATCAGGAAGAAGAAGCACTTCCTCACTTGACCGCATATGATGTCGAAGAGCCTAAAGAAGCGCCGCACGAATATCCTATTTATATGCCGCAAACTCAGCCGGAACCGCGGGTGTCAAAACCTGTGGCGGATTCGGTAAAACCTGTTTCGGTTGCAGCAGAAAAGCCGGCAATGGCGTATTCCAAACCAGAACCTCAAACGCAGGCATTCAGCGCGAGTCATGTTGATCCATCAGTGGAACGCACTAAACAGCTCAATGTCACGATTGAAGAGCTGGAAGCGGCTGCTCATCAGGCTGACGATTGGGCGATGGAAGAGCAACCAGAACAAACGCTAACTTCGACACAACAGAATTATTCAGAGCCACAACGCCCTGCTGAACATGAAGTGACTGATACAACATCATTCCAAAGTGAACCGGACTACGCTGAGTATGCGCAGTTCGCAGCGGAGCAAGCACAGCAGGCTCACGTTGATTCAGTACCATTTGAAGAGCCAGTGATAGATTCCGCCTCTTTGGATAATATTTCTGAGCAGACAGAACCCGGCGAGCATATTGAACCAACGATTTCGAACTTTGATGTTGTTGATGACGAAGATGAGGACGAGTATGTTGCTGCTCAACCAGAGCCGACAGTGGTTCCTCAATCAGAGGCTTCAATAGCGCAATCAAGCGAGCCGTTTGTAAGGTCTGAACCGTCACCACGTGAGACATTTGAGCCTGCTCCTGTGGTCGAAGTAGAAGAGGTTGCTGAGGGCGATCAAGATGTGGCTGCATTCCAGAACATGGTAGCTGGTGCTCAAGCTAAAGTGGCAGCAACACAAAACCCATTTTTGATGAAACAAGAAGAAAACCTGCCTGTGCCAGAAGAGCCACTACCAACTCTAGAGCTTCTTTATCACCCAGAAAAACGCGAGAACTTTATTGATCGTGACGCGTTAGAGCAGGTCGCTCGACTGGTTGAAAGTAAGTTGGCAGATTACAAAATTAAGGCGGACGTGGTCGGTATTTATCCAGGCCCTGTCATCACTCGATTTGAGTTGGATTTGGCGCCGGGTGTAAAAGTCAGCCGTATTTCTGGCCTTTCAATGGACTTGGCTCGTGCGCTGTCTGCAATGGCAGTACGTGTTGTTGAAGTGATTCCAGGTAAACCTTACGTAGGTTTGGAACTGCCAAACATGAGCCGTCAGACCGTATATCTTTCCGACGTTATCAACAGCCCTCAATTTGAGCAGGCTAAATCACCGACAACGGTAGTGCTTGGTCAGGACATTGCTGGTGAAGCGGTCATCGCCGATATTGCTAAAATGCCTCACGTGCTGGTGGCTGGTACAACCGGTTCGGGTAAGTCGGTCGGTGTAAACGTGATGATCTTGAGTATGCTCTACAAAGCGTCTCCGGAAGATCTGCGTTTTATCATGATCGACCCGAAAATGTTGGAGCTTTCAATCTATGAAGGCATTCCGCATCTACTTTCTGAAGTTGTGACAGACATGAAAGACGCGTCTAACGCTCTCCGTTGGTGTGTAGGCGAGATGGAACGTCGTTACAAACTGATGTCAACGCTAGGCGTTCGTAACGTTAAAGGCTTCAACGAAAAACTGAAGATGGCTGCGGAAGCGGGACACCCAATTCATGACCCATTCTGGCAAGAAGGCGACAGCATGGACACTGAGCCACCGCTGCTAGAGAAACTGCCATACATCGTTGTTGTCGTGGATGAGTTTGCTGACTTGATGATGGTCGTCGGTAAAAAAGTCGAAGAACTGATTGCACGCTTGGCACAGAAAGCACGTGCAGCGGGTATTCACCTGATTCTTGCGACTCAGCGACCATCTGTTGATGTTATTACCGGTCTGATTAAAGCGAACATCCCAACGCGTGTGGCATTTACCGTATCAACCAAGACGGACTCGCGTACGATCCTAGACCAAGGTGGTGCTGAATCACTATTGGGTATGGGTGACATGCTTTACTTGCCGCCGGGTTCGAGCCATACCATACGTGTACACGGCGCATTTGCTTCAGATGACGATGTTCATGCTGTCGTGAATAACTGGAAAGCTCGCGGAAAACCAAACTATATCGATGAGATTATCAGCGGCGACCAGAGTCCGGAAAGTTTACTCCCGGGCGAACAGATGGAATCTGATGAAGATGTAGACCCGTTGTTCGATCAAGTGGTTGAGCACGTCGTTCAGTCACGTCGTGGTTCAGTTTCCGGTGTGCAGCGTCGCTTCAAGATTGGTTACAACCGAGCTGCTCGAATCGTTGAGCAGCTGGAAGCTCAAGGTATTGTCAGCGCACCGGGCCACAATGGCAACCGCGAAGTTCTCGCGCCTGCGCCGCCAAAAGATTAA
- the lolA gene encoding outer membrane lipoprotein chaperone LolA gives MKQRFSAKLISALVLSFSIFSTAYAESPKAELSKRLSINEGFSADFSQQVISPEGETVMEGEGTVEIARPSLFRWSTTFPDENLLVSDGKTLWYYSPFIEQVSIYWQEQAAEQTPFVLLTRNRASDWDNYKVSQKGNEFTLIPTAVDSTQGRFQINIDAKGIVKGFNVIEQDGQRGLFKFSNVKLGKPKANRFTFTIPKGVEVDDQRN, from the coding sequence ATGAAACAACGATTTTCAGCGAAACTCATCTCCGCGCTTGTTTTAAGCTTCTCTATATTCTCAACCGCGTATGCCGAATCCCCAAAAGCAGAGTTAAGCAAGCGTTTATCAATTAACGAAGGCTTCAGTGCCGACTTTTCTCAACAAGTCATCAGCCCTGAAGGGGAAACGGTGATGGAAGGGGAAGGGACCGTTGAGATTGCCCGTCCGAGTTTGTTCCGTTGGAGCACGACATTCCCAGACGAAAACTTGTTGGTGTCTGATGGTAAAACCCTTTGGTACTACAGCCCATTTATCGAACAAGTGAGCATTTACTGGCAAGAACAAGCTGCTGAACAGACACCATTTGTGCTTTTGACTCGTAATCGCGCAAGTGATTGGGACAATTACAAAGTCTCTCAAAAAGGCAATGAGTTCACACTGATCCCGACAGCTGTCGATTCAACGCAAGGTCGTTTCCAGATTAATATCGATGCAAAAGGTATCGTAAAAGGCTTCAATGTGATTGAACAAGATGGTCAAAGAGGCCTGTTCAAATTCAGTAACGTGAAGCTAGGAAAACCAAAAGCCAACCGATTCACATTCACGATTCCAAAAGGAGTGGAAGTGGATGACCAAAGGAATTAA
- a CDS encoding replication-associated recombination protein A, translating into MTNYTLDFSGDEDFRPLAARMRPQTVEQYIGQQHILGPGKPLRRALEAGNIHSMILWGPPGTGKTTLAEVAANYANAEVERVSAVTSGVKEIRAAIEKARENKMTGRRTILFVDEVHRFNKSQQDAFLPHIEDGTVTFIGATTENPSFELNNALLSRARVYKLTSLNKDEIAQALNQAIHDKERGLGKIPAHFADNVLDRLSELVNGDARMSLNYLELLYDMAEDNAQGEKEITLKLLAEVAGEKVSRFDNKGDIWYDLISAVHKSIRGSNPDAALYWAARMIAAGCDPLYIARRLLAIASEDIGNADPRAMQVALSAWDCFTRVGPAEGERAIAQAIVYLACAPKSNAVYVAWKQALSDAHNLPEYEVPHHLRNAPTSLMKDMGYGAEYRYAHDEPGAYAAGERYLPPEMDDRKYYEPTNRGLETKIGEKLDYLATLDANSPQKRYEK; encoded by the coding sequence GTGACGAATTACACACTAGATTTCTCGGGGGACGAAGATTTTCGTCCCCTTGCTGCGCGTATGAGGCCGCAAACGGTCGAACAGTATATTGGACAGCAGCATATTTTAGGTCCGGGGAAACCTTTACGTCGTGCATTAGAAGCCGGGAATATCCACTCAATGATTTTGTGGGGGCCTCCGGGTACCGGCAAAACGACGTTGGCAGAAGTCGCAGCGAATTACGCGAATGCAGAGGTGGAGCGTGTTTCTGCAGTGACGTCTGGTGTGAAAGAAATACGTGCTGCGATTGAGAAAGCACGAGAAAATAAAATGACGGGTCGCCGCACGATATTGTTTGTGGATGAGGTACACCGGTTTAACAAGTCTCAGCAAGACGCTTTCCTTCCGCATATTGAAGATGGTACGGTTACCTTCATCGGTGCAACCACAGAAAACCCGTCTTTCGAACTCAACAACGCATTGTTGTCTCGGGCGCGTGTCTACAAACTGACCTCACTGAATAAAGACGAGATTGCACAGGCGCTCAATCAAGCAATTCACGATAAAGAGCGTGGTCTGGGTAAGATACCGGCCCACTTTGCTGATAACGTGCTCGATCGCTTATCAGAACTGGTTAACGGTGACGCTCGCATGTCGCTTAATTACCTTGAGTTGCTTTACGATATGGCCGAAGACAATGCACAAGGTGAGAAAGAAATCACACTTAAGCTACTGGCCGAAGTCGCAGGGGAAAAAGTCTCTCGTTTTGATAACAAAGGCGACATTTGGTACGACTTGATTTCTGCGGTACATAAATCAATTCGCGGATCTAACCCAGATGCAGCACTGTACTGGGCTGCGAGAATGATCGCTGCAGGTTGTGACCCTTTATACATTGCACGCCGATTACTCGCAATTGCTTCCGAGGATATCGGAAATGCGGATCCTCGAGCTATGCAAGTAGCGCTCTCTGCATGGGACTGTTTTACGCGTGTTGGTCCGGCAGAAGGTGAACGTGCGATTGCTCAGGCGATCGTGTACCTTGCGTGTGCACCTAAGAGTAATGCGGTCTATGTGGCGTGGAAACAAGCGCTTTCCGACGCGCATAACTTACCCGAGTACGAAGTCCCTCATCATTTGCGTAATGCACCAACAAGTTTGATGAAAGACATGGGGTACGGCGCTGAATATCGGTATGCTCACGATGAGCCGGGAGCGTATGCAGCGGGTGAGCGATATCTGCCACCGGAAATGGATGATCGTAAGTACTATGAGCCGACAAATCGAGGTCTAGAGACCAAAATCGGCGAAAAGTTAGATTACTTGGCTACTTTAGACGCAAATAGCCCACAAAAGCGCTATGAAAAGTAG
- the serS gene encoding serine--tRNA ligase translates to MLDSKLLRTELDETAAKLARRGFKLDVETIRNLEEQRKSIQVEVENLQSTRNSISKQIGQKMAAGDKEGAEEIKKQIGTLGSDLDAKKVELEQVMSQLEEITLSVPNLPADDVPDGKDEEDNVEISRWGEPKTYDFELKDHVDLGEMGDGLDFASATKITGARFIVMKGQFARLHRAIAQFMLDLHTEEHGYTEMYVPYLVNSDSLFGTGQLPKFGKDLFHTEPLEEKVNDEEPRRLSLIPTAEVPVTNMVRDTISDEADLPLKMTAHTPCFRSEAGSYGRDTRGLIRMHQFDKVELVQITKPEDSMDALEELTGHAEKVLQLLELPYRKVVLCTGDMGFGARKTYDLEVWVPAQETYREISSCSNMWDFQARRMQARFRRKGEKKPELVHTLNGSGLAVGRTMVAILENNQEADGRIAIPTALQKYMGGATHIG, encoded by the coding sequence ATGCTGGATTCTAAATTACTTCGAACTGAGCTGGATGAAACAGCTGCTAAACTGGCGCGTCGTGGCTTTAAGCTAGACGTCGAGACTATCCGTAACCTTGAAGAACAACGTAAGTCCATTCAAGTAGAAGTTGAAAATTTACAATCCACGCGTAACTCCATCTCCAAGCAAATCGGCCAAAAAATGGCAGCTGGCGACAAAGAAGGCGCAGAAGAAATCAAGAAACAAATCGGTACATTAGGTAGCGATCTTGATGCTAAAAAAGTGGAACTTGAGCAAGTGATGTCTCAACTAGAGGAAATCACGCTTTCTGTTCCAAACCTGCCAGCTGACGATGTGCCAGACGGTAAAGATGAAGAAGACAACGTAGAAATCTCTCGTTGGGGCGAGCCAAAAACTTACGATTTCGAACTGAAAGATCACGTTGACCTAGGTGAAATGGGCGACGGTCTTGATTTCGCGAGCGCGACTAAAATTACCGGTGCACGCTTTATCGTGATGAAAGGTCAGTTCGCGCGCCTACACCGTGCAATCGCTCAGTTCATGCTAGATCTTCACACTGAAGAACACGGCTACACAGAAATGTACGTACCGTACCTAGTGAATTCTGACAGCCTATTTGGTACAGGTCAGCTACCTAAATTTGGTAAAGACCTTTTCCACACAGAACCGCTTGAAGAGAAAGTGAACGACGAAGAGCCGCGTAGACTGTCACTTATCCCTACAGCTGAAGTACCAGTAACTAACATGGTACGTGACACGATCTCTGACGAAGCGGATCTACCGCTTAAGATGACGGCTCACACACCGTGTTTCCGTTCAGAAGCAGGTTCTTACGGTCGTGATACTCGTGGTCTTATCCGTATGCACCAGTTCGACAAAGTTGAACTTGTACAAATCACTAAGCCAGAAGACTCAATGGATGCACTTGAAGAGCTAACAGGTCACGCTGAGAAAGTTCTGCAACTTCTAGAGCTTCCTTACCGTAAAGTCGTTCTGTGTACAGGTGACATGGGCTTCGGTGCTCGTAAGACTTACGACCTAGAAGTATGGGTTCCTGCGCAAGAAACTTACCGTGAAATCTCTTCATGTTCTAACATGTGGGACTTCCAGGCTCGCCGTATGCAAGCGCGTTTCCGTCGTAAAGGCGAGAAGAAACCTGAGCTTGTGCACACGCTAAACGGTTCTGGCCTAGCAGTAGGTCGTACAATGGTTGCTATCCTTGAAAACAACCAAGAAGCAGACGGCCGTATTGCAATCCCAACTGCACTTCAGAAGTACATGGGCGGCGCAACGCACATCGGTTAA